One genomic window of Coffea eugenioides isolate CCC68of chromosome 1, Ceug_1.0, whole genome shotgun sequence includes the following:
- the LOC113767330 gene encoding G-type lectin S-receptor-like serine/threonine-protein kinase RLK1: protein MASLCIQLIFFLFLFPISALSQKNGIVPLGSTLTAGETSASPWLSPSGDFAFGFQEVQHKDLFLLSIWFHKIPDKTVVWFVNSTNPVPRGSTVKLDPQTGLVHCDPRGLQLWSANVDSAQIDHGFMNDTGNFVLKGNDDSWLWESFKHPADTILPNQELKIGDSLSSRKSATSFSRGRFYLRFRDDGNLVLVTDDDAEYYNSKTSDSRDPLYSGSQVTFDGRGAMYIRKKDNQTEQLNLVSIPRLPPASENYHRATIDFDGVFTHYYHPRTSTGNPNWKVLWYLPPNICISLRANRGSGACGFNNICNLKNGRPVCECPKRYVLLDPDDTYGSCIPNSTLSCAEVDGRSAENLYDFEVVSDIDWPLSEFAKIHPSNERVCVQNCLRDCFCAVAIYKENNCWKHGPPLYNGKADKTIHTKAFIKYRKSDGSKPKDRGTFIRVEPVLLGTSFLVNLIFITTACLGFYLMYRKKRVISFEY from the coding sequence ATGGCATCCCTATGCATACAACTCATCTTCTTCTTGTTTCTCTTCCCAATATCTGCTTTATCTCAAAAAAATGGTATTGTGCCTTTGGGCAGTACTTTGACTGCAGGTGAAACATCTGCTAGTCCTTGGCTTTCACCTTCTGGCGATTTTGCATTCGGGTTCCAGGAAGTACAGCATAAGGATCTGTTCTTGCTTTCCATATGGTTTCACAAGATACCAGACAAGACTGTAGTTTGGTTTGTTAATTCAACAAATCCAGTGCCACGAGGATCGACTGTAAAGCTTGATCCTCAAACAGGGCTTGTGCACTGTGACCCTCGAGGCTTACAACTTTGGAGTGCTAATGTTGATTCTGCTCAAATTGATCATGGTTTTATGAATGATACCGGCAATTTTGTCCTCAAGGGGAATGATGATAGCTGGCTCTGGGAAAGCTTCAAACATCCTGCTGATACGATACTCCCAAATCAAGAATTGAAAATTGGTGATTCTCTTTCTTCTCGAAAGTCAGCAACAAGCTTCTCTAGAGGAAGATTTTATCTCCGTTTTCGCGATGACGGGAATCTAGTGCTTGTTACGGATGACGATGCTGAGTACTACAATAGTAAGACTTCTGATTCTAGAGATCCACTGTATTCTGGTAGCCAAGTTACTTTTGATGGCAGAGGTGCCATGTACATAAGGAAAAAGGACAATCAAACAGAGCagctgaatctagtttcaataCCACGGTTACCACCAGCATCAGAAAACTATCATCGGGCAACAATAGATTTTGATGGGGTCTTCACACATTATTATCATCCCAGGACTTCTACTGGAAATCCGAACTGGAAGGTTCTTTGGTATTTGCCGCCGAATATATGTATCAGCCTTCGAGCAAACAGGGGCAGTGGAGCTTGTGGATTTAACAACATTTGCAACCTCAAAAATGGAAGACCAGTTTGTGAGTGTCCAAAAAGGTATGTATTGCTTGATCCAGATGACACGTACGGCAGCTGCATACCAAACTCAACTCTTAGTTGTGCTGAAGTAGATGGGCGCTCTGCAGAAAACCTTTATGATTTTGAGGTTGTCTCTGACATAGATTGGCCACTGTCTGAGTTTGCGAAAATACATCCTTCAAATGAAAGAGTCTGTGTGCAAAATTGCTTGCGTGATTGTTTCTGCGCTGTTGCCATTTACAAAGAAAACAATTGCTGGAAGCATGGGCCGCCACTATATAATGGGAAGGCAGATAAGACTATTCACACCAAAGCTTTCATCAAATACCGCAAGAGTGATGGATCAAAGCCGAAGGACCGAGGCACCTTTATACGTGTGGAACCTGTCCTTCTTGGCACCTCTTTCTTAGTAAACTTGATATTCATTACGACTGCTTGTTTGGGCTTTTACCTCATGTACCGGAAAAAGAGGGTAATATCATTTGAATACTGA